GCTGCTGTGTAGTAGGGTTAACGCTGCTGTGTAGTAGGGTTAACGCTGCTGTGTAGTAGGGTTAACGCTGCTGTGTAGTAGGGTTAACGCTGCTGTGTAGTAGGGTTAACGCTGCTGTGTAGTAGGGTTAACGCTGCTGTGTAGTAGGGTTAACGCTGCTGTGCTGTGTAGTAGGGTTAACTGTGTTGTTTGTTCTGTACTGTGTAGTAGGGTTAACTGTGTTGTTTGTTCTGTACTGTGTAGTAGGGTTAACTGTGTTGTTTGTTCTGTACTGTGTAGTAGGGTTAACTGTGTTGTTTGTTCTGTATTGTGTAGTAGGGTTAACTGTGTTGTTTGTTCTGTATTGTGTAGTAGGGTTAACTGTGTTGTTTGTTCTGTACTGTGTAGTAGGGTTAACTGTGTTGTTTGTTCTGTGTAGTAGGGTTAACTGTGTTGTTTGTTCTGTACTGTGTAGTAGGGTTAACTGTGTTGTTTGTTCTGTGTAGTAGGGTTAACTGTGCTGTTTGTTCTGTACTGTGTAGTAGGGTTAACTGTGTTGTTTGTTCTGTATTGTGTAGTAGGGTTAACTGTGTTGTTTTTGCTAGATGtgtctatgtgctgtgtgtgATGATGTGGAGGAGTTGCAGTCTGACTCATGTGGGGCCGGGGCCAGCCAGCTCTAGTCACTCAGAGACAGGCAGCGCTGTGAGGCTCCTAACAGTTCCTTTGTCTGGGGCTGCTGCATGAAAGGCCTCTGTCTCCTGGTGATTTCTGCCTCTGAACCCACCACTGTCAGGTCTGATTTCATGCTATTTCCTGAGCCCCCGCTAAAGAATACCcactttccctcctccctccacccttcctgctcctgctccttcctccaaccccctcctctttccccctctgccCACTGAAGAGGCAGGGCTGGTATTACTGTGGCTGGGTGAAGTCTGGAGTGCTGCCGCATATTGGATTGCATCATAGATGGCTATGGAGGCCTGTCCTTCTCGCTTTCTCACTCTAAGTCATAATTAGCAGTTGAATGGTCAGAGGTTAGATGTTTAGTGTTTCCTGTATGCACAGTAACTCAGGTATGTGCTCTCCTCTTTTGGCCCTCCCAGGCAGCAAGCATGAGGATGGCACCCAGAGCGACTCCGAGAACGGAATTGGTCTGCGCTTCGGCAACCGGAGGCTGGCTTtggaggagaggctgagggtGGCGCAGGGAGGACAGGGGGGTCAGGGGGGCCGGACCACCAGCAACAGGACCTCCTTCATGATCGAGTTCTACGATGATGAGAACTCCCGCAAGCGACGATCCTACTCCTTCTCGCAGACTGCACCACTGCTTGGGGGCGCGGCCGGGGAGGCTCTGTGCCCCACGCCCCCCTCCCACCCTAAGTCCCCCTCTACCACAGCCACAGACTTCAGCAAGGCCCCGTTATCAGCGGCCCTGATAGCGGGTGCCCCCACGGCCGCCCGGGTCCTGATGAAGCAGAGGTCTGAGGACCAGAGCATAGGAAGGAGCTCGGTCAGTACAGGTCACCAGACAATTGAGCCCAGCCCCAGTGAGGAGGGTTTGAGGACCCCTCGGTCTcagggggacagggacagggagcaGGAGGATGACCAGAGCGATAAGGGAACCTACACCATTGAGCTGGAGAACCGCAAccctgaggaggaggaggccagGCGCATGATAGACAAGGTATGGCCAGCTTTCTGAAGTATTTTCACACACCTCAAGGATTTATCTTTATGGGTTGGGTTGCTGTGAATAcgatttttatttgaaaaatatattttctgaATTGCAGGTAGGAAAGCTGACCTGGTTTGAATGTAAGAATGGCCAAGTTCTATGTGTCTTGAATTAACTGTATAAAAGGTCATGTTGTTTTTCTTCAGTTTTCTAAAATGTCCGCCATAAATAACATCCACTAAGCATGCTGAGCTTTTGAAGCTGTAATGACCTGTCATAATGAATTATTACATCGCTATTTCCCGAATGAAAAGCATTTTACTATGTCCTCTGATGCTCTGTGACCCATGGGTTAAAGTACATTAGATTTCATTTTGTAATGTATTTTATTTCCAACTGAATGTGGTCGTTGCGAGACCAATTTAAAATATTTACATTGTACAATATGTAGTCTCAAGCTTTTATACACTGAAGGTCTTGATCAGGCACTCACTAATATACACATTTTCAATGGTATATTAAGAAAGAAATGTTACTGTCAGGAAATGGTATACCCAGCAGCATAGGTCTTTGCCCTGATGTGGCGGTCAATTTCCCTTAAGTCTCTCTGTTCTAATTAGCTCatataaacagtcacacacaatgAGAGAGTGAGCTATATAACCTGCTGCATAACCTGGCTGTCACAATCCAGTGCAACAGCTGCAATAATAAAAACCACAGTTAACACAGCACAAGACTCAATCATAAGACTCACGCACAAGACTCAATCATAAGACTCACGCACAAGACTCAATCATAAGACTCACGCACAAGACTCAATCATAAGACTCACGCACAAGACTCAATCATAAGACTCACGCACAAGACTCAATCATAAGACTCACGCACAAGACTCAATCATAAGACTCACGCACAAGACTCAATCATAAGACTCACGCACAAGACTCAATCATAAGACTCACGCACAAGACTCAATCATAAGACTCACGCACAAGACTCAATCATAAGACGCACGCACAAGACTCAATCATAAGACTCACGCACAAGACTCAATCATAAGACTCACGCACAAGACTCAATCATAAGACTCACGCACAAGACTCAATCATAAGACTCACGCACAAGACTCAATCATAAGACTCACGCACAAGACTCAATCATAAGACTCACGCACAAGACTCAATCATAAGACTCACGCACAAGACTCAATCATAAGACTCACGCACAAGACTCAATCATAAGACTCACGCACAAGACTCAATCATAAGACTCACGCACAAGACTCAATCATAAGACGCACGCACAAGACTCAATCATAAGACTCACGCACAAGACTCAATCATAAGACTCACGCACAAGACTCAATCATAAGACTCACGCACAAGACTCAATCATAAGACTCACGCACAAGACTCAATCATAAGACTCACGCACAAGACTCAATCATAAGACTCACGCACAAGACTCAATCATAAGACTCACGCACAAGACTCAATCATAAGACTCACGCACAAGACTCAATCATAAGACTCACGCACAAGACTCAATCATAAGACTCACGCACAAGACTCAATCATAAGACTCACGCACAAGACTCAATCATAAGACTCACGCACAAGACTCAATCATAAGACTCACGCACAAGACTCAATCATAAGACTCACGCACAAGACTCAATCATAAGACTCACGCACAAGACTCAATCATAAGACTCACGCACAAGACTCAATCATAAGACTCACGCACAAGACTCATTCATATAAGACTCACGCACAAGACTCAATCATAAGACTCACGCACAAGACTCAATCATAAGACTCACGCACAAGACTCAATCATAAGACTCACGCACAAGACTCAATCATAAGACTCACGCACAAGACTCAATCATAAGACTCACGCACAAAACTCATTCATATAAGACTCACGCACAAGACTCAATCATAAGACTCACGCACAAGACTCAATCATAAGACTCACACACAAGACTCAATCATAAGACTCACGCACAAGACTCAATCATAAGACTCACATACAAGACTCAATCATAAGACTCACGCACAAGACTCATTCATAAGACTCACGCACAAGACTCAATCATAAGACTCACGCACAAGACTCAATCATAAGACTCACGCACAAGACTCAATCATAAGACTCACGCACAAGACTCAATCATAAGACTCACGCACAAGACTCAATCATAAGACTCACGCACAAGACTCAATCATAAGACTCACGCACAAGACTCAATCATAAGACTCACGCACAAGACTCACGCACAAGACTCAATCATAATACTCACGCACAAGACTCAATCATAAGACTCACACACAAGACTCAATCATAAGACTCACGCACAAGACTCAATCATAAGACTCACATACAAGACTCAATCATAAGACTCACGCACAAGACTCATTCATAAGACTCACGCACAAGACTCAATCATAAGACTCACGCACAAGACTCAATCATAAGACTCACGCACAAGACTCAATCATAAGACTCACGCACAAGACTCAATCATAAGACTCACGCACAAGACTCAATCATAAGACTCACGCACAAGACTCAATCATAAGACTCACGCACAAGACTCAATCATAAGACTCACGCACAAGACTCAATCATAAGACTCACGCACAAGACTCATTCATATAAGACGCACGCACAAGACTCATTCATAAGACTCACGCACAAGACTCATTCATAAGACTCACGCACAAGACTCAATCATAAGACTCACGCACAAGACTCAATCATAAGACTCACGCACAAGACTCATTCATAAGACTCATGCACAAGACTCAATCATAAGACTCACGCACACGACTCAATCATAAGACTCACGCACAAGACTCAATCATAAGACTCACACACAAGACTCAGTCATAAGACTCACGCACAAGACTCATTCATAAGACTCACGCACAAGTCTCATTCATAAGACTCACGCACAAGACTCAGTCGTAAGACTCACGCACAAGACTCACTCATAAGCATCAAGCACAAGACTCATTCATAAGACTCATGAGTAACTCCCTTAACCATACACAATTTAGAAAAGATGAGCAGAAGTGTCATCATCCATCCTCGCCTTCTTCCAAATGAACTGTTCTATTGACACCTAGGGACTAGTTTATGATCATAATACCTTTGCTGCAAAACAAGCTTAGCCTCTAGCTAGCGCTCACTCTGAACACAGCATTCCACATGTAACATACCGCTGTAGAGCGAATCTAATGGGGCTCACCATCGAGCTCTCTCCATTATTCCATCGTCCTCCAGGGAGTTTAGAAAACCACCAGTTTGCTTATGTGACAGCTGCCTGCGTGCTTTCTCATGCTGAATGAAAATCTCAGAAGTCTCAGAAGTAGAGAAGTAAGGATTTACTGCCGGTTTAAGATTCCCCCCAAAAAGCTATTTAAACTCTTAAACATGTAGCCCTGAGATGTCATTTTTGACTCATTAAATATTTATATGGTACTTAAAAGATGGCAATTGGGGCATGGAGTAAGTGGAGAGGGGGTGGGGCATTGGTTGTCAGATTTATTTAGAGCATAGGCTGGGAAGTCTTCTCTAAACTAGAAGTGTGATGATGGTAATTCCTATAATTAGCTGACACAGTAATTGGCACACTGCTCCCTGTCTTTTTACATGGCCGTTATGGATGTGTGAAGTGTGTGGGGGCAGTGCTTTGATCCAACTGGCCCTCATGTTGGTCCAATATCAGCCACCTTTGTCTATGTAGTAGACTACCGTGAGTGGCAGTGATGAGTCATCAAGCTCTTTATTTTCTTGATGCTCAGGTGTTTGGGGTGGAGCAGAACCAGGATCCGTCTGTCTCAGGACCAGTAGAACACCAACAGGGAGAAGcagggaaggagaagaaggagaggaagaagaccACAGAGACGGGAGAAACTGAAAAACCAAGCTGCCTTCCATCTGAGGTAAAACACCCCTTCCATGGAGACACAAATTATTATACCCAATCTCTCACAGCTTTTAGTCATCATAGTCCCCAtagcatctacagttgaagtcagaagtttacatacacttaagttggagtcattaaaacttgtttttcaaccactccacaaatttcttgttaacaaactatagtcggttaggacatctactttgtgcatgacacaagtaatttttccaacaattgtttacagacagattatttcacttataattcactgtatcacaattccagtggatcagaagtttacatacactaagttgactttgcctttaaacagcttggaaaattccagaaaaggattccatgtctttagaagcttctgataggctgattgacataatttgagtcaattggaggtgtacctgtggatgtatttcaaggccttccttcaaactcagtgcctctttgcttgacatcatgggaaaatcgaaagaaatcagccaagacctcagaaaaaaattctggttcatccttgggagcaatttccaaacacctgaaggtaccatgttcctctgtacaaacaatagtacgcaagtataaacaccatgggaccacgcagccgtcataccacttaggaaggagatgtgttctgtctcctagagatgaatgtactttggtgcgaaaagtgcaaatcaatcccagaacaacagcaaaggaccttgtgaagatgctggaggaaacaggtacaaaattatctatatccacagtaaaacgagtcctatatcgacataacctgaaaggccgctcagcaaggaagaagccactgctccaaaaccaccataaaaaagccagactacggtttgaactgcacatggggacaaagattgtaccttttggagaaatgtcctctggtctgatgaaaccagaatagaactgtttggccataatgaccattgttatgtttggaggaaataggaggaggcttgcaagccgaagaaaccatcccatcatgttgtgggggtgctttgctgcaggagggactggtgcacttcacaaaatagatggcgtcatgagggaggaaaattatgtggatatattgaagccacatctcaaggcatcagtagggaagttaaagcttggtcgttaatgggtcttccaaatggacaatgaccccagcatacttccaaagttgtggcaaaatggcttaaggacagcaaagtctaggtattggagtggccatcacaaagccacaaactcaatcctatagaaaatttgtgggcagaactgaaaaagcttgtgcgagcaaggaggcctactaacctgactcagttacatcagctctgtctggagaaatgggccaaaattcaccaacttattgtgggaagcttgtggaaggctacccaaaacgtttgacccaagttaaacaatttaaaggcaatgctgccaaatactaattgagtgtatgtgaacttctgacccactgggaatgtgatgaaagaaataaaagctgaaattaatcattctctctactattattctgacatttcacattcttaatataaagtggtgatcctaactgacctaaaacagggaatttttacaaggattaaatgtcaggaattgtgaaaaactgagtaaatgtatttgtctaaggtgtatgtaaacttcaactgtatctcattCAGTGATGTGATGCTTGAGAAATGTAAACATTACTGAGATTCATTACTATGACCCTGACGTACTTGGGTGGAGTGGCTCGCTGTCTTTTTCTGTGACCCTCAGATTCCTTCTCAGGGACGGGACAGCCTCTGAAGACTGTTGAGTGTTAATATGCCAAAATAGCATTTATTTTCCAGTGGAACTCCCATTGTTTTCGCGTTCTGAGGGGAATGATGCCCAAAACAGAAATGAGTGACAGAGGCCTGTCTAAAGTGGCATATCTATAAACTCTAAATGGAGGAAAGCAGGAGCTCCTGATTGCATTAAGATGACTCTGTTGGAAGGGGAGTAGAGGACTAGTTGTGTCAGCCAGGCACTCCCTGACTTGACCACTTCCTTGTTATTGACAGAGTAGGCCACTCAGGGCCTGACCTAGTTCATAGAGCGATGAGAAATGACACTTTCCCCCTCCAGGCAAGTTCCATTCAGGCACGAGGGGAGGACGGagactgtatatacagtaggctacaatagTCTATGTGGATCCCTGATCTCGATATTCAGTACTATTTCTGCTATTCTGTTCAGTTACTATTTCTGCTTTAACTTGTGACTTTCTGATAGGACTCCATGCAAAGGAATACACTTTGGCTTTGTGAAAACAATATATTCTCCTCAGTAGCACTAGAGTGTATTAATAAAAACGGATATAGCCAGAGACCGATCATTGCTTAGACCATGCTTAGTTTAAAATATGAATCAGCTAATACATAATGAATATGATTTTACTCTTTAGGCTCATCACTGAAACATAAGACCATTCAGAGGTGAATGAATGGCAGCAGAGTTGTGTTCTGTGTCCTCCCTGCTACATGTGGATACTCCCTCCAGCTCTATGTGGCCAGTAGCAGGGATGTGTTGATTTGCTAGGTTAACTGTCTCTTCCCATAGCCGCTGTATCTCTGAATGGGGTGAAGTGCCATGAGTCTGTCAAGAGAGACTAggataactgtctctctctctctctctctctctctctctctctctctctctcgcactctctctcgtCAGAGTGTGTCTGAGAACCCGGTGGCAGTGGGCAGTAGTCGCTGGGTGTCTCAGTGGGCCAGTCTATCTGCTAACCACACCAGGACTGACCCAGAAGGGTCTGGGGCTGAGTCACCTGCCTTCGTCCATCAGCAAAGAGGTACAGTAGGGCTCCTATATTTATCAAAACCAGGATCATGTGGATCTGCATCTGTATTTgtgaaggtgtattttcttcacATAATAGCAGAAAACTAGAAATGTAGCTttactatttttgtttatttctgCCAGAAGCGGATGCCTTTGAGTCGGGCATGTCCATCCGAAGCGCCAGCTCTGCCACCTCCAGTCTCACAGAGCGCAAACGCAGGACCCTCCCCCAGCTCCCTATCGACGACCCCCGGGCTAAGCCAGGGAAGAGCTTGTCCGGCCTAGGCCTGCATCGCTCAGAGATCGGAGAGAAACAGGACACGGAGCCCCAGGAGAAGAGCCAGGTGGAGCATAAAGGAGACGGGGCGTGCTTTACCTCCATAGAGGAGGGGGATATGATGAAGGGCAAACAGAAACAGACCAAGGCCCCGCTACAGGCCTCCTCCAAGCCCCCTCTTAGACCTATGAGCAGCAGTGAGAAGAGGTCCGAGGAGAGAAGGAGGCGGGCGGAGGACAGGATTCAGCACCACATCAAAGAAGGAGTGGATGGGGGGGAGAAGTCAGGGGGCAAACCTTTGGTTCGCCAGGGCAGTTTCACCATCGAGAAGCCCAGTGGTGTGGTGCCCATTGAGCTGATCCCCCGGATCAAATGTGGTGCTGGTGTCCTGGGCCGCGAGCGCAGCGACTCTGTGGGCAGCATGGACACAGCCACCCTGCTGAAGGACACAGAGGCTGTCATGGCCTTCCTGGAGGCCAAGCTGAGGGACGAGAACAAGCTGGACAGAGCCAACCGGGCAGGTTCCATCTCCCCCGAGTCAGACGTGGACACGGCCAGCACCTATAGCCAggtggcaggggagggagagaagaaagcaGCCCACCAGAAACGCCGCTCCCTAAGCAGCCTGCACAAGGAGAAGAGCAACCTAAGCTCAACCTCCAAAACCGCTGCCAGCACCAACGCCCGCGAGCGCCTGGAGAGAAAGACCAAGACCAGAACTGATCCCAGCCGGCCAGATGTCCGCCGCTCCGTCCAGCCTGCCTCCTCGCGGTCACGCCAACCATCCCAGGACCTCACGGATGACGATCAGACCTCGTCTTTCCCCATCTCCGACATCCTCTCCTCTGACCAGGAGAGTTTGTATAGTCGCTCGTACGGCCGCAGCCACTTCACCTCTACGGATGACCTGCTACATTCAAAACTGGAGGCCAAATCCAGCAGCAAGACCAGCTCCAGTAAGTCCAGTAAGACCCTCCAAGCCGCCACAGCTTCCTCTCTGGGGAAACAGGCCTCTCTGCCCCAGCCACGGCCTACCAGAACGTCCCTGCTCCGCCGGGCCCGGCTGGGGGACACGTCCGACACGGACCTGCCTGATGCAGACAGGATGTCTGTGGCCTCCGAGGTGTCCACCACCAGTTCCACATCCAAGCCTCCGTCTGGTCGTAAAGGCCCCTCGCGGCTGGACATGCTGGCCCAGCCCAGGAGGACGCGGCTGGGCTCCATCTCGGCCCGTAGTGACTCAGAGTGTACTGTGGGCCGGAGCAGCACCTCCTCCCCTCGCCTGTCTGCAGAGACCGCCCTGCGTCTGGGACTCCGCTCCTCCACCCCCACCGACAACAAAATGGCTCCTCGCATGAGGGCCAACAGTGTGTCCAAGCTGACCGAGGCCAAGTCCAGAATCAGCCCCTCCATCCACAGCACTCCCTCAGGTGAGATCCTGCTCTCATCTCCGATACATTCCCTCTGATATAAGGTACAGCTTGAAAAATTCAGTATTCTATTATTTAATGTAAAAAACAGTTAAGGGGTAAAGGAGCAAGTCAAATGCTATGTGTGTTCTTTTCCCAGCCCTTTGTCTCCCCCCCATTCTGGTGTAAAGGAATGTTTAGGATTTTTCCACAATTACATCATTGCAGTTTTTGGGTAGCTTCTTGTCCTTTCTTGGTCATTGTTTGTccttgtccatgtgtgtgttgtgatCAGTGTAAATCACTCTCattgtctggctgtctgtcctgTTCAGAGAGCCCtcagcctgagcctgagccttcAGAGGAGGAGCTCATGGGTACTGTACCAgagagagctctgtgtgtgtgtgtttagtgtggtGTGTTTAGTGTGGTGCGTTTAGTGTGGTGTGTTTAGTGTGgtgtgttaagtgtgtgt
The sequence above is a segment of the Oncorhynchus kisutch isolate 150728-3 linkage group LG25, Okis_V2, whole genome shotgun sequence genome. Coding sequences within it:
- the cep170aa gene encoding centrosomal protein of 170 kDa isoform X13; its protein translation is MAEDSIHEIPTKDTEGAAATASASAQGHASPHAFTIEFDDTSPGKVTIKDHVSKLTPDHRPRPKKASHSGSKDLSTLQAAMMVSESKVADWLAQNDPPTVRSESTEDSKSIKSDVPVHFKRLKGSKHEDGTQSDSENGIGLRFGNRRLALEERLRVAQGGQGGQGGRTTSNRTSFMIEFYDDENSRKRRSYSFSQTAPLLGGAAGEALCPTPPSHPKSPSTTATDFSKAPLSAALIAGAPTAARVLMKQRSEDQSIGRSSVSTGHQTIEPSPSEEGLRTPRSQGDRDREQEDDQSDKGTYTIELENRNPEEEEARRMIDKVFGVEQNQDPSVSGPVEHQQGEAGKEKKERKKTTETGETEKPSCLPSESVSENPVAVGSSRWVSQWASLSANHTRTDPEGSGAESPAFVHQQREADAFESGMSIRSASSATSSLTERKRRTLPQLPIDDPRAKPGKSLSGLGLHRSEIGEKQDTEPQEKSQVEHKGDGACFTSIEEGDMMKGKQKQTKAPLQASSKPPLRPMSSSEKRSEERRRRAEDRIQHHIKEGVDGGEKSGGKPLVRQGSFTIEKPSGVVPIELIPRIKCGAGVLGRERSDSVGSMDTATLLKDTEAVMAFLEAKLRDENKLDRANRAGSISPESDVDTASTYSQVAGEGEKKAAHQKRRSLSSLHKEKSNLSSTSKTAASTNARERLERKTKTRTDPSRPDVRRSVQPASSRSRQPSQDLTDDDQTSSFPISDILSSDQESLYSRSYGRSHFTSTDDLLHSKLEAKSSSKTSSSKSSKTLQAATASSLGKQASLPQPRPTRTSLLRRARLGDTSDTDLPDADRMSVASEVSTTSSTSKPPSGRKGPSRLDMLAQPRRTRLGSISARSDSECTVGRSSTSSPRLSAETALRLGLRSSTPTDNKMAPRMRANSVSKLTEAKSRISPSIHSTPSESPQPEPEPSEEELMASNRWRRLPPEYGSTSEEEFGSNRNSPKPGRTLRPHSVLRGTRLGGSTSSLNSGQVGPGGMVLKHRMREQEEYIKDWTAHSEEIARLFPCVRRISQDLAKDLAILAREIHDVAGEIDSVSSSGTAPSTTVSTAATTPGSAIDTREEVGRTQEGKQKLVDRVFDESLNFRKIPPMVQNKAPEINGRPVELRPRAPDSLDSHSALRRRTWNRDEAVVDSLLLTSVSQLSAKIRQSVDKTAGKIRILFKDKDRNWDEIESKLRSESDIPLLKTSNKQISSILVELKRVEKQLQVINVMVDPDGTLDALSSLGLTSPLTPKPTPGSQGPQEALPGPTASARGNTASSAPTEGSGSGSARDLGGLQFNRIHPSGEESAIPQK
- the cep170aa gene encoding centrosomal protein of 170 kDa isoform X1; the protein is MSLTSWFLVSSGGTRHRLPREMIFVGRDDCELMLQSRSVDKQHAVINYELTSDEHKVKDLGSLNGTFVNDVRIQEQMYITLKIDDKLRFGYDTNLFTVVRGEMTVPDEALQHEKFTSQLQLSKKPSNGEPTKSPAKSPPKSPAKTPKSSSCRPAESKAAEGTMEPSAKPSESHKGDDKMAGDIAALHRGTPLYGQPSWWGDGDADDENSFKQETKTCGKKHDSSAADGREPKRSERPREDGLGPEPSYFEIPTKEAQMAEDSIHEIPTKDTEGAAATASASAQGHASPHAFTIEFDDTSPGKVTIKDHVSKLTPDHRPRPKKASHSGSKDLSTLQAAMMVSESKVADWLAQNDPPTVRSESTEDSKSIKSDVPVHFKRLKGSKHEDGTQSDSENGIGLRFGNRRLALEERLRVAQGGQGGQGGRTTSNRTSFMIEFYDDENSRKRRSYSFSQTAPLLGGAAGEALCPTPPSHPKSPSTTATDFSKAPLSAALIAGAPTAARVLMKQRSEDQSIGRSSVSTGHQTIEPSPSEEGLRTPRSQGDRDREQEDDQSDKGTYTIELENRNPEEEEARRMIDKVFGVEQNQDPSVSGPVEHQQGEAGKEKKERKKTTETGETEKPSCLPSESVSENPVAVGSSRWVSQWASLSANHTRTDPEGSGAESPAFVHQQREADAFESGMSIRSASSATSSLTERKRRTLPQLPIDDPRAKPGKSLSGLGLHRSEIGEKQDTEPQEKSQVEHKGDGACFTSIEEGDMMKGKQKQTKAPLQASSKPPLRPMSSSEKRSEERRRRAEDRIQHHIKEGVDGGEKSGGKPLVRQGSFTIEKPSGVVPIELIPRIKCGAGVLGRERSDSVGSMDTATLLKDTEAVMAFLEAKLRDENKLDRANRAGSISPESDVDTASTYSQVAGEGEKKAAHQKRRSLSSLHKEKSNLSSTSKTAASTNARERLERKTKTRTDPSRPDVRRSVQPASSRSRQPSQDLTDDDQTSSFPISDILSSDQESLYSRSYGRSHFTSTDDLLHSKLEAKSSSKTSSSKSSKTLQAATASSLGKQASLPQPRPTRTSLLRRARLGDTSDTDLPDADRMSVASEVSTTSSTSKPPSGRKGPSRLDMLAQPRRTRLGSISARSDSECTVGRSSTSSPRLSAETALRLGLRSSTPTDNKMAPRMRANSVSKLTEAKSRISPSIHSTPSESPQPEPEPSEEELMASNRWRRLPPEYGSTSEEEFGSNRNSPKPGRTLRPHSVLRGTRLGGSTSSLNSGQVGPGGMVLKHRMREQEEYIKDWTAHSEEIARLFPCVRRISQDLAKDLAILAREIHDVAGEIDSVSSSGTAPSTTVSTAATTPGSAIDTREEVGRTQEGKQKLVDRVFDESLNFRKIPPMVQNKAPEINGRPVELRPRAPDSLDSHSALRRRTWNRDEAVVDSLLLTSVSQLSAKIRQSVDKTAGKIRILFKDKDRNWDEIESKLRSESDIPLLKTSNKQISSILVELKRVEKQLQVINVMVDPDGTLDALSSLGLTSPLTPKPTPGSQGPQEALPGPTASARGNTASSAPTEGSGSGSARDLGGLQFNRIHPSGEESAIPQK
- the cep170aa gene encoding centrosomal protein of 170 kDa isoform X5 gives rise to the protein MSLTSWFLVSSGGTRHRLPREMIFVGRDDCELMLQSRSVDKQHAVINYELTSDEHKVKDLGSLNGTFVNDVRIQEQMYITLKIDDKLRFGYDTNLFTVVRGEMTVPDEALQHEKFTSQLQLSKKPSNGEPTKSPAKSPPKSPAKTPKSSSCRPAESKAAEGTMEPSAKPSESHKGDDKMAGDIAALHRGTPLYGQPSWWGDGDADDENSFKQETKTCGKKHDSSAADGREPKRSERPREDGLGPEPSYFEIPTKEAQMAEDSIHEIPTKDTEGAAATASASAQGHASPHAFTIEFDDTSPGKVTIKDHVSKLTPDHRPRPKKASHSGSKDLSTLQAAMMVSESKVADWLAQNDPPTVRSESTEDSKSIKSDVPVHFKRLKGSKHEDGTQSDSENGIGLRFGNRRLALEERLRVAQGGQGGQGGRTTSNRTSFMIEFYDDENSRKRRSYSFSQTAPLLGGAAGEALCPTPPSHPKSPSTTATDFSKAPLSAALIAGAPTAARVLMKQRSEDQSIGRSSVSTGHQTIEPSPSEEGLRTPRSQGDRDREQEDDQSDKGTYTIELENRNPEEEEARRMIDKVFGVEQNQDPSVSGPVEHQQGEAGKEKKERKKTTETGETEKPSCLPSESVSENPVAVGSSRWVSQWASLSANHTRTDPEGSGAESPAFVHQQREADAFESGMSIRSASSATSSLTERKRRTLPQLPIDDPRAKPGKSLSGLGLHRSEIGEKQDTEPQEKSQVEHKGDGACFTSIEEGDMMKGKQKQTKAPLQASSKPPLRPMSSSEKRSEERRRRAEDRIQHHIKEGVDGGEKSGGKPLVRQGSFTIEKPSGVVPIELIPRIKCGAGVLGRERSDSVGSMDTATLLKDTEAVMAFLEAKLRDENKLDRANRAGSISPESDVDTASTYSQVAGEGEKKAAHQKRRSLSSLHKEKSNLSSTSKTAASTNARERLERKTKTRTDPSRPDVRRSVQPASSRSRQPSQDLTDDDQTSSFPISDILSSDQESLYSRSYGRSHFTSTDDLLHSKLEAKSSSKTSSSKSSKTLQAATASSLGKQASLPQPRPTRTSLLRRARLGDTSDTDLPDADRMSVASEVSTTSSTSKPPSGRKGPSRLDMLAQPRRTRLGSISARSDSECTVGRSSTSSPRLSAETALRLGLRSSTPTDNKMAPRMRANSVSKLTEAKSRISPSIHSTPSESPQPEPEPSEEELMASNRWRRLPPEYGSTSEEEFGSNRNSPKPGRTLRPHSVLRGTRLGGSTSSLNSGQVGPGGMVLKHRMREQEEYIKDWTAHSEEIARLFPCVRRISQDLAKDLAILAREIHDVAGEIDSVSSSGTAPSTTVSTAATTPGSAIDTREELVDRVFDESLNFRKIPPMVQNKAPEINGRPVELRPRAPDSLDSHSALRRRTWNRDEAVVDSLLLTSVSQLSAKIRQSVDKTAGKIRILFKDKDRNWDEIESKLRSESDIPLLKTSNKQISSILVELKRVEKQLQVINVMVDPDGTLDALSSLGLTSPLTPKPTPGSQGPQEALPGPTASARGNTASSAPTEGSGSGSARDLGGLQFNRIHPSGEESAIPQK